The Mycobacteriales bacterium genome contains the following window.
GTAGTCGTCGGCGCCGGCGTCGAGCGCGGCCACTTTCGTCGTCTCGTGCTCGCGGGCCGACAGCACGATGATCGGCGCGGACGACCAGCCACGAATGCCTCGGATCACGTCCGCGCCGTCCATGTCGGGCAGCCCGAGATCGACGATGACGACATCCGGACGCTCCCGCGAGACCGTGGCCAGCCCGCTGATCCCGTCGCTCGCGGTCGTCACGTCGTACGAGCGGGCGGTCAGGTTGATGCGCAGAGCACGGCAGATCGCCGCCTCGTCATCGATCACGACGACCTTTGTCATGCCTGGGACCGCGGCGCCTCGACGTTCGCGGGGTCGACGGCAACCGGGAGGGTCATCGTCATCGTCAACCCGCCACCGGGGGTTTCGCCGGCGACGAGAGTGCCGCCCATCGCCTCGGTGAACCCGCGAGCGACGGCCAGCCCGAGGCCGATGCCGGTCGCGTTATCGCGGTCGCCGAGGCGCTGGAACGGCTCGAACATGGTCTGGCGCTGCGCAGCGATGACACCCGGCCCGTGGTCGATGACCGTGAGCCGCAGTCCGTCGGGCGCCGCGCGCGCCCGCAACATCGGTGGGCGGTCGGCGGGGGAGTAGCGCAACGCATTGCTGACCACGTTCGCGAGCGCGCGCTCGAGCAAGCCGGCGTCGGCCCTCAGCAGTGGCAGGTCCTCGGGAATGTCGAAGCGGACGGTGCCGGCCCCGGGCAGACCGTGCAGGGCGAGCGGAGCCACCTCGTCGACCGCCACCGGCTGGACGAACGGCTGCAACGCGCCGGTCTGCAGGCGGCTCATGTCGAGCAGGTTCGCGATCAGGCCGTCGAGCCGGTCCGCAGCCGTTTCGACGTCGGCAAGCAGCTCGCTCTCGTCGGCGGCGGAGTAGGCGACGTCCGGCTGGCGCAGGCTGCTGATGCTTGCCTTGATGGAGGCGAGCGGCGTCCGCAGGTCGTGGCTGACCGCCGCGAGCAGGGCGGTGCGCATCCGGTTCCCCGCCTCGAGCGCCTCGGCCTGCGACGCCTGCGTGCGCAACCGGTCGCGGTCGAGCGCGGCCGCCGCCAGGCGCGACGCCGCCTCGAGCAGCGCGGGCGCCACATTCGTCGCGTCGTCGGCAGCAACCACGAGTCGGAGGTCGCCGCGGACGACGAACGTGCGCGCGCGGTCCGGATCGATCTCCCCGGTCGTCGCGATGCGCACCCAGCGCCCGCTGACCTGCTCCTGCAGCTCGGCGTCGACATCGAGGTCGTCGTGCAGGTGCTGGAGGACGTCGCTAGGAGTGTCGTTGGCGCCGAGCACGGTGCGAGCGAGACCGAGCATGGACTGGGCCTCGCCGGCGCTCTGGCTGGCCAGCGTTGCGCGCCTGGCGGCCACGTGGACCACGCTCGAGACCGCCATCGCGACCAGG
Protein-coding sequences here:
- a CDS encoding DUF4118 domain-containing protein produces the protein MSTETPLIRPAPAHLVLPAAAAALLGLGALAAGLNGALPADGVLAIAAAIVVVASAVSRLSTAASVAGIAWLTTIAFSAAPYAALTARHRPVALSAIVLTTAAVIGLGAGATSRGFGITLEHVVPPGHPASGPRRPSLADFVAAVGGRRRRLGVAVAIVSLSVLTLLLSVIRADLNLADDLLIYLLAVVTVAVVGGFGPAVLAAAAASLCLNWFFTPPLHTLTIEEPRNLLALLLFVLVAMAVSSVVHVAARRATLASQSAGEAQSMLGLARTVLGANDTPSDVLQHLHDDLDVDAELQEQVSGRWVRIATTGEIDPDRARTFVVRGDLRLVVAADDATNVAPALLEAASRLAAAALDRDRLRTQASQAEALEAGNRMRTALLAAVSHDLRTPLASIKASISSLRQPDVAYSAADESELLADVETAADRLDGLIANLLDMSRLQTGALQPFVQPVAVDEVAPLALHGLPGAGTVRFDIPEDLPLLRADAGLLERALANVVSNALRYSPADRPPMLRARAAPDGLRLTVIDHGPGVIAAQRQTMFEPFQRLGDRDNATGIGLGLAVARGFTEAMGGTLVAGETPGGGLTMTMTLPVAVDPANVEAPRSQA